One window from the genome of Acaryochloris thomasi RCC1774 encodes:
- a CDS encoding MOSC domain-containing protein: MNGQNIKAIWIKRAKRGPMDAVQQAEAIASQGLVGNANQRGRRQVTLLDAAVWQQVMQELGVSLDPSVRRANILVSGIDLAKSRKRVLQIGECRIRIFTEAKPCERMDEVLPGLQAALYPNWRGGACGEVLQGGTISVGDHAVWADTR, encoded by the coding sequence ATGAACGGTCAAAACATCAAAGCGATCTGGATAAAGCGAGCCAAACGCGGCCCAATGGATGCTGTCCAGCAAGCAGAAGCGATCGCAAGTCAAGGACTCGTAGGCAACGCCAACCAGCGAGGGCGGCGACAGGTCACTCTTCTTGATGCAGCCGTATGGCAGCAAGTCATGCAAGAACTAGGTGTGAGCCTAGATCCATCAGTGCGTCGTGCCAATATATTGGTGAGCGGCATCGACCTAGCAAAGAGCCGCAAGCGCGTCCTACAGATTGGAGAGTGTCGCATACGGATCTTCACTGAAGCCAAACCCTGCGAACGGATGGACGAAGTTTTACCAGGGCTGCAAGCTGCTCTCTACCCAAACTGGCGCGGCGGAGCCTGTGGTGAAGTGCTGCAAGGTGGAACTATCAGTGTTGGCGATCATGCTGTCTGGGCAGACACACGATAA
- a CDS encoding CorA family divalent cation transporter produces MTVPSGWELPQAIKRRLGQKEAGKQRAMVAEEHLLLILHKVPKQGSRKRTGLFFWRTPNGSWKYSGGGDGLGKLRSHVKAYSDAEQALTAQYEQAATAADYFHLLENIGPLSRATANLYAALQAAREAISDDLNIIDLRDAAIDLSRTLELLYDDTKNALDYALAKQAEEQARLSQKSVRTAQRLNILAAIFLPLTALSSVFGMNLHSGLEDQSTSIFWIVLIAGIFLGFATRDWVLRGKVRPSNSK; encoded by the coding sequence ATGACGGTACCTTCAGGCTGGGAACTCCCCCAAGCAATAAAACGACGACTAGGCCAAAAAGAAGCAGGCAAGCAACGGGCAATGGTAGCAGAGGAGCATTTGTTACTGATCCTGCACAAAGTCCCAAAGCAAGGAAGTCGCAAACGCACAGGTCTCTTCTTCTGGCGCACCCCAAACGGCAGTTGGAAATATAGCGGGGGTGGTGATGGATTGGGAAAATTACGCAGCCATGTCAAAGCTTACAGTGATGCAGAACAGGCACTGACAGCTCAGTATGAGCAAGCTGCTACAGCAGCAGACTACTTTCATCTGCTTGAAAATATTGGCCCTCTAAGTCGAGCGACAGCAAACCTTTATGCAGCATTGCAGGCCGCGCGAGAAGCCATTTCTGACGATCTCAACATCATTGACCTTCGAGATGCGGCGATTGATCTGAGCCGAACCCTAGAACTACTTTATGACGACACAAAAAATGCCCTGGATTATGCGCTAGCTAAGCAGGCTGAAGAACAAGCAAGGTTAAGTCAAAAGTCTGTACGAACGGCACAACGCCTGAATATCCTAGCTGCGATTTTCCTGCCACTGACAGCTCTTTCAAGCGTTTTTGGAATGAATCTCCATAGTGGGCTAGAGGATCAGTCCACCTCTATCTTTTGGATAGTACTGATCGCGGGTATCTTCCTTGGATTTGCCACAAGAGACTGGGTTCTACGGGGCAAAGTT